CTTCGACCAACAGACCGAGAGGAACCTCATCTAGCAAGGCGCCTCCCAGTCCGTTCGTGACCTGTTCCCTTCGGCGCCCCCTCCTTCCGGAGCCGGTGGGATAGGCCGGCCCCCGTGCGAAACCTGTCTTCGCACGGGGGCCAACTTGTGCGTGGGTGTCTGCGGGCCTAGCGGTGCGAGACGGTACGGTAGCGGAAGGAGTCGGGATGGCTCCTCGTCTCCGTGTACTCGACCATGATGCCGTTCGTGTCGAAGGCGTTGTTGTCGAGGACGGCCACGCAGTTGTAGGAGCCGAGGTCGAGGTGGACCTTGTCGAGGTCGGTCGCAAGCTGCACCGTGATCGTCCGCTTGCTCGTGACGATGTGGGTGCCGAGGTCCTCCTCGAGGTAACGATAGATGGACTGGGAGGCGATCTGGGGCGTGAGGCCCGGGACGGTCGAGGCGAGGAAGTAGTTGAAGTCGATCTGCTTGCTCACGCCGTCGAGCTTGCGCACCCTGACCACGTGGACGAGCTTCGTGCCTGGCTCGAAGCCCGTGGTGCGTACGAGGTCGTCAGCGCAGGTGACGTTCTCGAACAGGATGACGTCGGTCGAGGGGACGCAGCCGTTGCTCCGCGCGTACTCCTCGAACGACTCGACCCCGATGAGCGAGCCGCGGGCGAGCTTGGCCACGGGCTGCCAGATCACGCGCACGCCCTTGCCGTGGAGGGGCTGCACGTAGGCCTCGTCGGCAAGCATCTGCAGGGAGCGCCTGAGGGTGTTGCGAGAGCAGGAGTAGGCGGCGACGAACTCCTTCTCGGTCGGAAGGAACGTCTGGTAGGCATAGGTGCCATCAAGAATCTTCCTCTTGATGTCGAGGTAGATGTCTCCAAATACGGCCTTTGGCATGACGGCCCCCAGACGGATGCTCGAGACGGTACCTCGAGGGACAAGACGTGCATACAACTACGGTAAAGTAATGTACCACAGCCCCATGGTGGGGTTGTGGCACAACCGTAGGTCGGGGACGTCGCATCGTCTGGCTGGGGTCATGCCGACGGGCCCCATGCATGTGGCAGATGCCTAGCGCATCGCCTTGACCTTCTCCGAGATCTCCACGAGCTCCTCGTGCGAGAGCTTGGGCAGGTTCTCGAGCTTGTCGAGGTACTCGGAGAGCGTCTCGCTCTGCTGGGCCTGTGCGACCTCGCTGTAGTAGTCGACGATGACGCCGGTGAGGATGGCGATCACGATGACCGCATAGAACGACAGCAGCACCGAGACGACCTTGGCCAGCAGCGACGTCACGCAGATGTCGCCAAAGCCCACCGTGGTCACCACGGCATAGCAGTACCAGAGGGCGTCACCATAGTTGGTGATGTCGGGCTCGAAGAGGTCTATGAGGAAGGCCGAGAAGAACACGAGGCCGATAAAGCCCCAGAGGATCTTGTCGGCGTGGGAACGCTTCAGGATCACGTTGAGCACATGCAGCGAATGAAGCATCTGTGCCTCCCTAGACGAGGACCTCGTGGTCGTTGCGCACGCAGACCAGGCTGGCCTGGGGCACGTCGCAGAGGCGCGCGATGCGGTCGCACTTGGCCATGAGCATGAAGAACACGTCGGCGCGGTCGATGTGGCAGAGGGTCTCGAGGTTGCCCTGTCCCTTGGCGATGACGACGTCGGCGTCGAAGATGGCATCGTGACAGGCCGCAGAGACGTGCGAGAGGGGCGTGCCGGCGGTGCGGGACGTGTCGCCGTTGGTGATGACGCGGGCGACCTCTCCCATCCCGGCCTGGTCCGCGTCGACCATGGTGACGTCATTCAGGATCGGGAGCGCCCGGACCACATACGTGATGTCGAGGGCGGGCACCTCCCGGTGGAACTCCTCGAGCAGCAGCTTGTCGAAGGCGACCTCGCCGCAGTTGTCCGCAAGGTAGACGAGGGAGTCGGCTGCGCGGACGGCCTCGACGAGGGCGGGGGTGTCATCGAGCTCGAACGAGAGGGACGGCGCGGAGCGCACCAGGTCGGCCACCTTCGCCTCGTCGAAGACGACGCCGGGCCCGAAGTCGATGAGGTTGCCGATGGCCGCGATGCGCAGGGCCATCTGGGCCGGGTCGTCGGCGCCTGAGACCAGGGACCGTGCCTCGTCATAGAGCGAGAGCGTGACCTCGTTGTAGTGGCGCTTCGTGTCGACATAGGGGTCGTCGGTCCCGAGGATGGGCGTGATGGCCTTCCAGATCTCACCCATCGACTCGGGGTTGTCCTCGTAGCGGTCGACGTCGTCATAGGAGGAGATGGCGTCCGTGGCGGCTGCCACGGCGGCGGCCTCCTGCTCGTCCGGGAGGTCGATGAAGGACGCGATGTTGTGGACGGCGCGGATGTTGCACCGCTTGCAGGCCTCGTTCACGGGAACTCCTCCGATGTGTCGTGTGTCGTCCGTGATTGTACCGCAGGTGGCTGGCCCGAGGCATAGGTTGGGCGGAGGAGGGTAGATAGCTAGCGTCGCGTCGGCACAAGGCAGGCGCAGCGCTCGCCCGGGGCATCCGCCCGTCAGGTGCGGGCCACCCCAAGACGGGAGCTCCCATGTCCAACCAAGGCAAGAAGGTCAAGGCCCACTACCGCGGGACGCTTGATGACGGCACGCAGTTCGACAGCTCGTACGACCGTGACGAGCCCATCGAGTTCACCTGCGGTGCCGGCCAGATGATCGCCGGCTTCGACGACGCCGTGGTCGACATGGAGGTGGGCGAGAAGAGGACCGTGCATCTCGAGCCTGCCGATGCCTACGGTGAGGTGCGCGAGGACCTCGTGGTGGAGTTCCCCATCGACCAGGTCCCCAATGCCGACGAGCTCACGAAGGGCGACCACGTCTATCTGCAGGGTCCTGGCGGTCAGCCCATCCCCGCCGCCATCGTGGAGGTCACGGACGACCATGTCACCGTCGATGCCAACCACGAGCTGGCCGGCAAGGCCTTGAACTTCGACATCGAGCTGGTCGAGGTCGAGGACTAGGGAACCGAAGGTTCCTCCTGTGCACACCCGCGTCGGCCGCCGGGGACGATCCCATCCTCGGCGGCCGAGCTGTGGAGATGCCGAATGTTGCTTGTGGGTGACCAGGTCTCCGAGGTGACAGGAACCGATTAGACTATTGCCATATCAGACCACGGGCCGTGGTGGATGCCATGGGATGGCACCGCTCGAGCGGCGACTTGGTCCACGTCCTGAGTGACATCAGGCGATACACGGAGGTACGAGGATGAGGGCACCAAGACTACCCAAGGCCGTCTGGATTCTGATGGCGATGGCCATGCTGGTGGCGCTCTCGCTGCCGTCCGTCGCGATGGCGGGTGACCCCTCGTCGACCGTCGCGGATGGCTCCTCCTTGACGACGGCCTCCTCCGCGAGCGCCGTGACGGTGGACGATAAGCTAGTCCAAACATCGGACTATTCGGCAGACGGAAGACTGGCCACTGCGACCCATGAGGTCACCCTTACCAACACGTCCGATGTGGATGTTGCCGACTATAAGCTTTACGACACACTGGTCAACGGCACCTATTTAGGTAATAGCATCGCGGTCGTTTACCCCACTGATGCCACGGTGACCTATGCCACCGCCGGGCCTGCCACGACGGGCACCTTCACGGTGGACAACATCTCCGCGAAGGGCACCGTCACCTTCACCTACCAGGCAAGGATCGACGTCTCGGCGCTCGGCGCATCCAACCAGCTCAAGCCTGCGGACTCCACGTGGAACCTCACCAACACCCGCGTGACCGGCAACAGGGAGACCGCTGCTGATACGAGCTCGCTCAATGTGGGCGATGACGCATGGTATCTGGTCGAGATCGACAACAGCGAGGGCACACAGGCCGTCTCTGTCGCCGACGCCACGCTGACCGACACGTTCTCCAACCTCACCTACCTGGGCGCGGGCACGGTGAGCAGTGGTAGCGTGAGTACCGATGGTTCCACCGTCACCTTCACCCCGGCTGCCGACGTGGCCGCAGGCGACAAGGTCCAGATCTGGCTCCATTACGCCGTGGCTTCCTCGGCGACCGACGCCTCGGGTGGTACCGCTTCCTCGCCTGCTGACATGGTGGAGAGCACGGTGGCGACCAACGGCCGCGCCACTACGACCGACACCCCGGTCGTGACCGTGGCGCTTGCCAAGACCCTCGACACTGTCGCCTACAACAACGACGGCAGCGCGACCCTCTCCTACACGCTCACGCTCAAGAACACGTCCGAGTCCATCGCGACAAACTACCAGGTTGCCGACACCATGAGCAGCGGCTCGATCAACGACGACTACACGGCCAGTGATGGCACCCAGAGCATCACGGGGCAAGTCGGTTTGGATGGCAGCGTGTTCACCATCGCCACGATAGCCCCTACCACCGGCACCGTGAGCATCTCCTACCGGGTCACCGTGCCTGCGGCCGACATGGGCAAGCAGATCTCCAACCAGGCGAAGCCCGCTGACGCGACCTGGAACCTCTCCAGGTCCCGTGTGGCTGGCGAAGACTCCGAGACGAGCATCGACGACAGCTCGCTGTCCGTGGGCGATGACGTGTGGTATCTCGTGGAGGTCGACAACACCGCGGGCGCACAGTCCGTCTCGGTTGCCGACGCTACCGTGACCAGCACGTTCTCTGGCCTCACCTACCAGGGTGCGAGCACGAGTGATGGTACGGTCGAGTCTGATGGCAATGGGAACCTGACCTTCACGCCAGGCGCCGACGTGGCCGCTGGTTCCAAGGCCCGAGCCTGGCTCCACTTCACGGTGAGCAACGCCGCCACCGTAGTCTGCACCTCCTCTACCAACTCGCACGCATCCGTGACCGAGCAGTCGACGGTGAAGGTCGACGCTGCCAAGGACATCAGCAGCGTGACCTACGACTCGGACGGCACTGCTGCCGTGGCGTATACGGTGACGCTCACGAACGAGTCCGACGTGCCGGCCGACGGCTACCGGCTTGCCGATGCGCTGACGGGCGGCACCGTGGACGAGAACAGCTGGTCCGTCACGGGTACGGACAACACCGTGACCTACGAGAGTGACGTCTTCACCATCGGCACCATTCCTGCCCAGTCCAGCGTCACCCTCACCTATACGGCCACCATGGGGAACTCCTCCGACCTCGGGGTCACCGATGTCAACGAGGCCAAGTCCGCTGGGTCCGCATGGGACCTCACCGATACACGCGTGACCGGCGATGGCTCCGAGACGAACGCGAACGACACCATCTGCGTGGGCGAGGACGTGTGGTACCTCATCACAGTCGACAATACCGAGGGCACCGAGAACATCTCCGCCGCCGACGCTACCGTGACCGA
This genomic stretch from Atopobiaceae bacterium harbors:
- a CDS encoding GntR family transcriptional regulator, translating into MPKAVFGDIYLDIKRKILDGTYAYQTFLPTEKEFVAAYSCSRNTLRRSLQMLADEAYVQPLHGKGVRVIWQPVAKLARGSLIGVESFEEYARSNGCVPSTDVILFENVTCADDLVRTTGFEPGTKLVHVVRVRKLDGVSKQIDFNYFLASTVPGLTPQIASQSIYRYLEEDLGTHIVTSKRTITVQLATDLDKVHLDLGSYNCVAVLDNNAFDTNGIMVEYTETRSHPDSFRYRTVSHR
- a CDS encoding potassium channel family protein; this encodes MLHSLHVLNVILKRSHADKILWGFIGLVFFSAFLIDLFEPDITNYGDALWYCYAVVTTVGFGDICVTSLLAKVVSVLLSFYAVIVIAILTGVIVDYYSEVAQAQQSETLSEYLDKLENLPKLSHEELVEISEKVKAMR
- a CDS encoding ARMT1-like domain-containing protein, coding for MNEACKRCNIRAVHNIASFIDLPDEQEAAAVAAATDAISSYDDVDRYEDNPESMGEIWKAITPILGTDDPYVDTKRHYNEVTLSLYDEARSLVSGADDPAQMALRIAAIGNLIDFGPGVVFDEAKVADLVRSAPSLSFELDDTPALVEAVRAADSLVYLADNCGEVAFDKLLLEEFHREVPALDITYVVRALPILNDVTMVDADQAGMGEVARVITNGDTSRTAGTPLSHVSAACHDAIFDADVVIAKGQGNLETLCHIDRADVFFMLMAKCDRIARLCDVPQASLVCVRNDHEVLV
- a CDS encoding peptidylprolyl isomerase, whose amino-acid sequence is MSNQGKKVKAHYRGTLDDGTQFDSSYDRDEPIEFTCGAGQMIAGFDDAVVDMEVGEKRTVHLEPADAYGEVREDLVVEFPIDQVPNADELTKGDHVYLQGPGGQPIPAAIVEVTDDHVTVDANHELAGKALNFDIELVEVED